A segment of the Manihot esculenta cultivar AM560-2 chromosome 13, M.esculenta_v8, whole genome shotgun sequence genome:
AAACCCTCACATTTTATTTAGCCATGTATACAtatcatttttcttctttttaccaAAAAAGAGAAATTTTAACGGGAAGTAAATGTGCAGGTACGTAATTAGAGGAGACATTGGAAAGGGTTATTTCTGTTTGAGGGCGTAAACGAATTAAAAAAAAGGTGGAAATAGAAACTGAGAATTGACCAGAGGCAGAGAGGCATTGAAGGGTTTGGTCTTCCACGCACCAAATATTCACTTCCTTTTATTAATCTAATTTCGTACAATTCCCCCGTGGCATCTCCCTCGGTTTCGTTGTTCGCTTAAATACGTTTATGATTTCACTGACCACAGTACACAGTGGAAGGGAACAccattaaaaattcattaattaattaaactcaaataaagaagaaTAGATTAAGCAAGTTTTACATAACATTTTAATTTCATTCTATCTTAATAATCATATTGATATTTGGTCAGAGGATATTTCCATTAGAAAATTATGGGCTTATTAATTATATGAAGAATCAGCTAATTGATCAAATCCTAAAAGAAtaatgattaaaaatataagacaTAATAATTGTTTATCAATATCAAACACAACAATAACCCATTTCTTCTTTGTTTATTGTCCTGCTTTCAATAAGGGAAAGAAagcaattcaaaaaaaaaaaaaaaaaaagcaaaggcAATCAAGTGCTACGCTATGACAAATATGAAAATTTCGGCTATTTATTAGTTTATTCATGCATTGTTAAGCAAAGAATTTAGGATTGCTTGTATCCGAAAGTTGCTATGGTCGGTAATTTtccaaaaataatttcaaaaataaagcaAACAATTTTCAGAGTAAATGCTGCTTAAGTATTTGTGCTATTtagtatataaattataataataacaatatcatctttctttttgtttatcTTTCAATTTGATTGCAAATTCTCCGGCGGAATATGGTGGTGGGCCTTTTGCCACAAAAGCCAGTACTAGAATGCAGCAAATATAAAGGTGTCCACAGCAATTGCAGGTTGCAGTGTTTagtcattttaaatatatcccTTCCATGTCTCTCTCCacatcttttttttaaaaaaatccttctattagtattatttatttatataacagTACCCATTTGGTTTACAGCAGACatgaggacagttctgcagcAAGATCAAGGAACAGTAAAAAAAgctataaaattccttcacatTCTCTTTCCCCTGAAGAAGACATTCGGTCTCTTTTTCTGCTTTTCCAATGGCTCTCTCTCCAATCTGATATAGGGAGAGAGCTCCTGCATTTTCATTCACAGTAAGAAATTAGATCTTTTACTAATCTCTTATTTTGATGCCAtggaaaggaagaagaaagatcaCAAAATTGCTCCAGCTACTACCCATGAACTTGACTCTAATGACTTGCTGGTATGAAACCCTCGGTTCCTTTCCTCATTTTCTCAAAAGGGTCTGTCTagttattattttctttccttgtttaataGTCAAATTTGTTGGTTCTTTAAACCCTTATGCTTCTTGACCCCATGACTGGTAGGCCATGGTGGGCCTTCATTGTCTCTGATCTTTgttattttctttctcttacTGTACATTTTGCTCTTTTTCcctattaattgaaaaaaaaattgttcaaATTGCAAGAGTAGGGtttttcttttatctctttTTGGTTTTTAGATATGATAAATGGCTTGAATCAATGCATCTGAGTAATGGTTATGGCAAAAATGGGAAACTCAAATATAGTCATTGTTAAATAATGCTTGCAGTTGCTTTTTGGGATATAAAtaagattttaatttgaaaaaaaaaatggaagatACCATTTTTAATAGTTTAGACTAGAAAATTGGCTTCTTCTGTCTTTTATTATGTGATTCTATATCTGCTAACATGATAAGAACCAGACTTCAATCTGTTATGAAGTATGGAGCAGTAagctattattttattttattgataactgtttttattataaaataaagtgaATCTGATGATGAACAGAGCAAAGAAGAACAAAACCAACCCACTGTTGCATTTGCTAAGAAGAGTATGGGAGCTACTAGTCCTTCACATGATGATGCACCTTCCCTTAACCAGCAATTCCCTTCAATTCTTCAATGGCCATACACATCTCAAAATAATGGTAAACAGCCTCCCTCAAGTTCACAACCTTGTGTATCTACCCAATCACCTCCATCCATATCTGTCAGCCAATGGCATCAATTCTCTCATCTGCCATTAAATCCTGCTAGTCATCAGGGCCATCCACTGCCTCACCAGGCCCAATCAACAGCGCCATTTTGGTTACCTCAGCGTCCTGGTTACCATATGCCTGGTGTGAATGCACCTGCTATATTTCCGCCTTTCACTCCTTCTGGTGTAGTTAATGCTAGTTGGCAGGCTTCTGGTTTAATAGGAGGTGCAACTTCATCAAAAGACCATAATCAGGTTCCCAATTTTTGTTACCAAGTTGGTTACCCATATCCAGGCTTTCCAGGTAGTATCCCTTATCATTGACATTAATCCATCATAGGCTATAGCAAAGTTCTTTGTGACAGTATAATGTATTGAACTAGATGTTTGTTCTAGGATGCACAAGGATTTTGCTTACGTTAATCAGTTTATACTCGGATGGTTTCCATAGTTTGTCACTGTGTTTCTCATCTGTTTTGCTTTGCCTGATTGGTTTTTAGTATAATGATTGCAAGCTGATAAGCTCTCAAGAGCATTTCATCTGAGCTATATGAATTTGAGCTGTTCTTGTTCTTAGGGCCTTGGGATCCATCATCTTGGTGGGGCCATATTCAACCATCGCAGCCTCCTAGCAATTATGCATTCCCAGGAGCATATGGCTACTTTTCGTTACAACATCCAACTCTGCCTGATTGTTCAGCACCCTTTGGACAGTCATCTCAAAGGGGGATCATTAGGCCTCCTGCAAAACTTTCTCAAAAGCACCAACAACTCTGGGAAGCTCAAGTATGATTTCTTTTGTACTGCCCTTCTTTTGTTTTAACTGTGATATTATCTTAtggatataaaattttaagtatgtcGTTTTTGGCTTGAGGATGCAGTCAGCAGAGAATGTTCAATTATGGAATGTAGTTGGACATTTGCAATCAGAAATAGCTGATTATAAGAGCCACATAACGAAGCTTGAATCAGAAGTTTCATCACTGAAACAAGCAATGGAAGAGTTCACTGCACATGTAACTGGGACTGCTGTATCTAGACAAACATCAAAGAGAGGGAGACCGAGGAGATCAGTTGCTTCAGTTGATGCATTACCTTCACCTGATGGATCTCAACCCCAAACACGTGGTAGAAAAGCACGTACTTTTGAGAAAGTTATCCTAAACAAGGCAGAAGATAAAGTTAAATCATCGAATCCAACCGCTGTTCCCcaagaagaagatgaaaaggTCTCAAATGTGATCACAAACAGTAGCAATAACATGGTTATTAATGGAAGTAATGTGATGGTGCCATCATTCCCAAATCAAGTTCCCCAAGATATTTCCCAAATGCAAATGTCTGGAGTTGAAAAGAATGATGCTAAAACAGAAAATACAAATAACAACTTCACAGTCATGAATCAGCAAGCCAAGGGGATGGACCATAGAAGTGTTCTTTTAGCTTCTTTTTTAGGAGCAAGAAACAATGGAAGTCTTGGATGGCCATACGCAATCATCCCTGAAGGCAGTGGGACAAATGACTTGAATACGGGTACTCAAAGCTTTTACAATTATGGCAGTGTTATCAGAGAAGATGGAAAGGTTATTCCTGGATGGAGTTTTGTGAATGAAGAGGATGCTTCTGAAGAGCTTGAAGATGCTGTGGCGACATCAGCCAAGAATGAAAATGAGGAAGAAATGGGAGATGATGCCACCTCTGGTGGCGAAGAAATCACCTGTTCAAAGGGGGAAGGTGAAGATCTGCCTCAGTTTCAGTAACTGGTGAAGAAatttccctcactttctcttcacaTTATATTAATGGGTTCTCTATGTGTACCTTTCTGTGATAAACTAACACTAGATATAGGGCAGAGTAACAGGTTGCCCAAAATTTTGCAGGGAGCAGGATATCACTGCTCACAAATTTTGAACTTGCCAAGTGACTAATTTGGTAATCAGTCTATGTCTAAGTTCTCCTTGTTCTATCCCTTTTTTGGTACAATCGACATTAATTGAGAGCCGAACTCGAGACCTCACAGTTTTAGAGGCGATTTCAGTACTAAAGAGTTAAAAGCTCTTTGATATGTTGTCCCTCTTTCATTAGCAACTATGATGTTTTCCCACACTGCATAGGTTCTATTGCTTGATCAAACTGTGCAAATGATATATTTAGGGCATTAAACATTtgcctctctttctctttccatTGAGCAAAAGAATAAGTAGGAAGGAAAAATCATGCCAACCATGAATTGATGAAGCTAGTAAAGGGTTGGGGACTTGGATGGGGTTAGGCTGGCCTGCGGTTAGGTCCAGAGCTAGAACTCCCAGTTTCAGATCAAGAATTAGGGTTAACTAGGATTGAACTAATTGGGTGTATTGcaatttcgatttgatttaatttgatttgatctattggttgattttttttcttttaaataaaaaaatcgatttgattcgaatTTGAATTGaggatttcaatttaattaaaatcttttttttttctagtatCAATGAGTATtagaatgaaataatttaatatttttctcctTTAAAAGAGAATTAAGGGTTCAATATCAGGAATGGATGAAATACTAGTGCTTAATAGGTTAATTTAGTACAGACAATATAATAAATATCAATTCAGTATGGACAAGATAATAAAATACTGAACAAGATAATAAAATGTGGTTATATGGAAGAAAATTTAACTTGTTTTTAAATTTGGATAAATCTGTTTAGTATATAAAtagaattgatttattttattttctattttatcgtctgatctttttttctttttcttttttctttaaatatgcGCATGAAAGTTATATTAAGATAGCTCAAATTGCAAGATTATACAACAAGATCTACAATAGCCTAGGAGAGAGACCCATCCCAACCCATCTAACCAAACCAAAAGCACTAAACACTAATCCTTTATTTTTGGGATGAAGTCTTTTAAGCTGATGTTAggtttgaaattatattttggAGAGTGAGATTTTCATTATAAGATTTTCAAAGTgtctttaaatcttcaaaatttcaatttcaatcacTGAATGGTGGATCATGAAGTTTTCTCTTAATAATATTCTCTTCTTCCCAAATAACAAAAACTATTAGgtttaaaaatcatgaaaattttacattataaaactatattttaaaaaaaatttactttacCCTACCTCTTTCAAAACAAAGTGTAAAACAATCTCTCCTACTCTAGGATGCCTAGAAGCAAATTCTCCACGCTACAACAGTCATCATTTAAGAGAATCATCATTCAGTTCGTACAAAAGCTGGAAAAGAGTCTAATCCATTTCAGAAACTCCAGTCAGATGCCATCTGGATCCAAAAAACCACGAAAACACATGGAAGCTGTCTGAATCCAAATTTCTAGCTTTGTAGCAGTAGTATTGCATCGGAGGTGATGAGATGGAGACTAATttatagagcataatttagtttattttatattaataatattgataaatatttatataatttctgcttaatttattacttttaatattattttacagaaaatggtgtTAAAGGACAATCTGAAGAAAATTCCCCTAAAACTATCTTATTTGGAGCACATGAGGGTAAACCTGCCAAACCGGATTCCagttaaataaaaagaaaatattttgaggCTTAAATATTCAAGCCTGGACAGCCCACCAATGCTCAAGGACCGCGCCCCGCACGATGGCCTGCAAACGTGGCCCGTTTCCTCACTGCTCACGCACGGCCCGCGCATCCCTTCACCAACGCGCACGGGCCCGCCAAAGTCTTCAACTCCTCGCATGGGCCGCGCTCCACACATTCACAACACATGCACGTGGGCCTGCCTCAACACTCACGCCTCAGCCCATGCAAACTCACGCTCACGCGAACCAAAGCTCCTCAGCAATGCACTGGACCAATTCACGCCACTCACGAAGCTCACGCATGGGCCCCGCCATTCTCTCCAGTAAACCAAGCCATGCGCATGGACCAGCACACCTCCCACGCATGGGCCCGCCGAAGCACTCCCTCACATGGACCAAGGCCATCTCCTCACGTGGACCACAGATCGCGCGCTCCAGGCTCCGCACGTCCACTCGCCGTTCCAGCACATCACCGCACCTGATCCACGCT
Coding sequences within it:
- the LOC110629746 gene encoding uncharacterized protein LOC110629746, giving the protein MERKKKDHKIAPATTHELDSNDLLSKEEQNQPTVAFAKKSMGATSPSHDDAPSLNQQFPSILQWPYTSQNNGKQPPSSSQPCVSTQSPPSISVSQWHQFSHLPLNPASHQGHPLPHQAQSTAPFWLPQRPGYHMPGVNAPAIFPPFTPSGVVNASWQASGLIGGATSSKDHNQVPNFCYQVGYPYPGFPGPWDPSSWWGHIQPSQPPSNYAFPGAYGYFSLQHPTLPDCSAPFGQSSQRGIIRPPAKLSQKHQQLWEAQSAENVQLWNVVGHLQSEIADYKSHITKLESEVSSLKQAMEEFTAHVTGTAVSRQTSKRGRPRRSVASVDALPSPDGSQPQTRGRKARTFEKVILNKAEDKVKSSNPTAVPQEEDEKVSNVITNSSNNMVINGSNVMVPSFPNQVPQDISQMQMSGVEKNDAKTENTNNNFTVMNQQAKGMDHRSVLLASFLGARNNGSLGWPYAIIPEGSGTNDLNTGTQSFYNYGSVIREDGKVIPGWSFVNEEDASEELEDAVATSAKNENEEEMGDDATSGGEEITCSKGEGEDLPQFQ